A single region of the Brachypodium distachyon strain Bd21 chromosome 3, Brachypodium_distachyon_v3.0, whole genome shotgun sequence genome encodes:
- the LOC100829111 gene encoding eukaryotic translation initiation factor 4B3, with the protein MAVASAWAKPGSWALAAEEQDDLPPPPPPAPASDFPDLATAATTKVPKKKKAQPVSLATFNSAKFVPSSTRGPTPDMLLSLPTGPRERTEEELGGARWGNMTRDEPRRGGSASEDYGPSRADEADDWGVKKPMERRERMGGFGGDSMSSRADDVDDWASTKKTAPSMPMERRERSSAFGSESQGRADDSASWVSSKSYSAPPPAPSDGRRGGSVWGFNRDGGQDADSWGRRRVEVSSGDGSGGARPRLVLQKRTLPVAIVSDGEKDVDKEEEKGDLQPKSKSSNPFGAARPREEVLAAKGESLVKEEDKEEKLVIQPKVRTSNPFGAARPREEVLAAKGEDWRKIDEKLEAMKVREAPSEKRSSGRRGSPVPGEENGNGEVSESRDQGVWKKPAAVEAARESEQGSETVEESAPAN; encoded by the exons ATggccgtcgcctccgcctGGGCCAAGCCCGGTTCATGggccctcgccgccgaggagcaggacgacctccccccgccgccgccgcccgcccccgcctccGACTTCCCCgacctcgccaccgccgccaccaccaaggtccccaagaagaagaaggcgcagCCCGTCTCCCTCGCGACTTTCAACAGCGCCAAGTTCGTCCCTTCCTCCACCCGCGGGCCCACCCCCGACATGCTGCTCAGCCTCCCCACCGGCCCCCGcgagcgcaccgaggaggagctcggcgggGCGCGCTGGGGCAACATGACCCGCGACGAGCCCCGGCGCGGCGGATCTGCCTCGGAGGACTACGGCCCGTCGCGCGCCGACGAGGCGGATGATTGGGGCGTCAAGAAGCCCATGGAGAGGAGGGAACGGATGGGAGGCTTTGGTGGGGACTCGATGTCGTCCCGTGCTGATGATGTTGACGACTGGGCGTCCACCAAGAAGACTGCGCCCTCCATGCCCATGGAGCGGAGGGAGCGTAGCAGTGCGTTCGGGAGCGAATCGCAGGGGCGCGCTGACGATTCCGCCAGCTGGGTCTCCAGCAAGAGCTACTCTGCGCCCCCTCCGGCCCCTTCCGATGGCCGTAGGGGTGGTTCTGTTTGGGGTTTCAATAGGGACGGTGGTCAAGACGCTGATTCttggggaaggaggagagtGGAGGTGAGCAGTGGTGATGGGAGCGGCGGTGCCCGGCCACGTCTTGTTTTGCAGAAGCGGACTTTACCGGTTGCCATTGTAAGTGATGGAGAGAAGGATGTGGAtaaagaggaagagaagggagACTTGCAGCCGAAAAGCAAGTCTTCCAACCCGTTTGGGGCAGCTCGCCCACGCGAGGAAGTTCTTGCTGCCAAAGGGGAGAGCTTGGTGAAGGAGGAGGATAAAGAGGAGAAGCTAGTTATTCAACCCAAAGTTAGGACTTCAAATCCTTTTGGGGCAGCCCGTCCACGTGAGGAAGTGCTTGCTGCCAAGGGGGAAGATTGGAGGAAGATTGATGAGAAGCTTGAGGCAATGAAGGTGCGTGAGGCACCATCTGAGAAGAGGTCCTctgggaggaggggttccccaGTCCCAGGAGAGGAGAATGGGAACGGTGAAGTGTCAGAGAGCCGCGACCAGGGCGTTTGGAAGAAGCCTGCTGCAGTTGAGGCAGCAAGAGAATCTGAACAAGG ATCAGAGACAGTTGAAGAGAGTGCGCCTGCAAATTAA